The Salvelinus namaycush isolate Seneca chromosome 26, SaNama_1.0, whole genome shotgun sequence genomic sequence ATGACAAATAAATACATGGGCAAAATGATAGAGGCTAACATGGAAATGTTCTGAAGCAGATGGCTAAGCAACTGCACAATCATGTCAACAAGTAGACATCCTTTGCCTCACTCACCTTTCCGCAAATCTAAGATGGCGAGTTCTCCATGCGTGTTGCCCACTACAACACTGTCTTGGTTGGCAGGGAGGGATAGGGCTGTGAGGGGGTACTCCCCAAAATGAGCCTCCAGAACCGGACGCCTCTGGGGAGAGGCAGGGTCATACACTCGCACctaacagagagagaacaaacagATGAGTAAAAATAGATGGCTTTTGTAACGTCATTAGATAAATGAGGCAAAGAGACGTGATCCAAGTCATTCATCCTGGTACCTGAACTTGACCAATATGAATTAAAATCTTTACAGAAAAGGGACTATTAAAACCTTTAAGAgtcccttttcacactactgagcaaACTGCAGCTGGATGTATCATTTGAGTACTTTGCTCTGGGTCAGTGGCTGAGAACACCAGCAGACCTAGTCTAAGAGCAGGGCTTGTACAGGAAGagacagacatgcaggcaggcagacagacacagacctggTGGTGACCTGTGCAGGTGACGATCTTGTCGGAGTCTGGGATGAAggccatgtctctgacccacTCTGGCACTCGCAAGTCCAGCCAGTCATTACGTACCTGCAACATCAAAAACACAGCACTGTGTTAATGGAAAATCACCTAAAAATAATAACATACTATGTAGACATTCCCACTGTAATTCCTTGACATGTAGTTGTTAACACTCTTACATTCTTGGAGGTGAAAATGGGTGTTTCAGGCCTCTCCAGATCCCAGACCTTTAGGCCATTCTCCTTCCCTCCTGTGGCCACTTGGTTGCGCTGTGAGGGATTCTGTCGCATCCGACAAACATTCGTCCCTGCATTTATCTCAACCTGGATATAGGGACAGAGGTTATATTCAAGGAACTGGCAGTGCACAAAAAGGCAGACAGTGAACCTTGTTCATTAATAAGTATCTAGTATCCATCAGCAATGTAACAACCCCTAGGGGGCCCAAGTGGTATTCTGGCAGTGTCACTCACTGTGTCTGTGCTGCCCTCCTTCCAGACCCTCAGAAGTCCTGTCTCCACACACGTGATCAGAGCACTGCAGAGACACATAGCGAGTGTGTAGTCCAGTGTCaacatcaggggtgtattcattagtctcagaccgtagcaaaacatttggcttgttgcaaaacgttttgcaatggaaacCGTTTACTGTAGGAACCAAACAAAACGGGGAGGGaccatttgtccaatagaaactccaATAGAAACTCTCTGTTTATGGTAAATGGTTTCTGTTACAAAACGTTGAAACAGACCAAACGTTTTACTACAGCCTGCGacaaatgaatacacccctgtatCCTCAACACATGACCTTGGAGCTGCTGGTGTGTACGGTTTTGTTATGACTATGTCTTCATCTACAAGACTATACCTGTCTGTGACAGCAAGTCCTGTGAACCTGCCCTGGGTGCTCTCCCCACACTGTCTGGTCTCAGTGAAGATGCCCTTCTCTGTGCTAAATGTCTTCACTGTGCCATTCACAGAACCCACCAGTACCTAGAACAGAGAAACTCAGGTAAACAACAGAATGGCACAACACTCATGATGCAAACTTTCAGACCTACGTCCACTCTTAGCCAACACATCAATGACCAACAGATCAGACATCATCAAGGGCTCCATTACTTTCTAgagcccccacacacacctcagtcTCATGTTGATCTCCCCAGCCTAGGACACACACTTCCTGGTCCCGGCTCAGGCAGCTCATCTCACAGAAGTTGAAAGCCTGTTTTTTGGATAGGCTCACTCCTagtgaaacagacagacagagtaagTGATAGACATTTAAATATCCTGATGATGAGCATCATTCCCAAAACAATCTGTGTCGCATTGGGTAATGTACTATCAAgctagctacagctagctagcaaacacgTGGGGTGGTTAGTTAGCTCTAACAAACCAGCACACAAGCACAGCATGGCTAAGTTTACTGAGATAAATAATTTTTACCTTTTAATATCCCTGTTTCCGATCCCACCCATACTGAGCACACTTGACTTTTGTCTGCCATGAAAAAGAACGAAAAGATTGtcaagaatattttttttttaacacgtTATGGTGTGTCCAAAATGTCCTCCGTAGGGATACACTAGTCACCGTACTTCTGTTCCGACCAAAATGATCTTATATAACATTTCCAGGAGATGGTGCTCTTGAGCTTTACATTGTACATCACTGCATCTTATCCAAAATCCACAGCCACTATTGCAGACAAAGTATAATATTTACAGTATCACTCAGACTGATAGATAAGGGCCGTACACAGAAGCAACCCACAAGACACCAAAGGAGAACACATTCATTTTGCTGTTGTTTTTACATTATGAAAGATTCACTGACTTCATTTTCAAAAGGGTGTTTTTTCTGATGCTACTGGTGTTTTTCAAATGTTCAAGTTTGTATTCATTAAAGTGGCACTCAGGAGTGAGGTAGAGCAGGGGACAggcagaggagaaggaagagaagagaaaattGGACTTCAGGTCACCCTGGAGGATTTACCAGAGATGAGCTATTGGCATGGATTTAGTGGGTGACAAAAGAGGGGACAGGGATAGGGATTAGGGGAAAACAGCATGGGCACTTTAATATCCAAAGCCAAAGAACTGTGGGAATTAAAAAGTTGTAGAAATCCTCCAAAGAGAATATGCCAAAGAGACTGGCAATAGCAGGGTAGAAAGGGATGAGAGCGAAAACAGCAGGACCACAGAAAGATAGAGGTAGttttgagaaaacagagaagggGAGGGAAAGAAAGTAAGAGAAATAATCATAAACttaaaagaaagacagagagcctTTTCATCTTTCTGGAAATTACAGAAGAATAGGAGACACAGCATCATGACACAATGagaggggatgagggagagacaaagagagagagcaggagagagtgagagagagtgataaagagagtgagagagagaggagaaagagagagcgatagagagagagcggtagagagagaaaaagggagcaGAGGGAGGGGTAGATAGAGACAAACAAGGGAAGccgacaatttttttttatttggagCTTCCCCTGCCCCCTCAACCATCTCTTGGGAACAAGGGAATACAGCAACGGTTTaaagccagggagagagggaccgagagagaaagagagagagaaagagggagggagagactgttGAATGCACTTGGCCGGTATATTCTAGGGTGATCCAAATCTTGCTTTATCAGGCcgtcagagagagaagaagaagagactgaGGAGAACAGAACATGAGGGAGAGTCTTTCTCGGTCTGTTTTCAAAATCGTTCCATTCTTTtttagagaaagagaagagaaaacaTAAGGGGGAGCTTTGGAGAGAGAAAAGCGAAAGAGGATGGAGGGGGACAAGAGACAGAAGGGAATGAATTAACTTAGAGACTACTAAGGGATGTGGAGATGTTTTTCCTTTCTTAAGAAAAAGACTTGTACCCAAATAAGAGCAAAAAATGTTTTAACATCTAAACATAGTTGATTCTCTAAATGCTGTTTTTCCACCCTGCAAGTGAGCACTGAAAAGCATATGCGTGAAGAAATCTGATGGACGCGGCTGAGATAGAGAAAGGCAAGGCAGAGAATTCTGACATGGTGTCGACCCAAATTGACAGAGTGGGAAGAGGAAGGAGTTGGATATTCAGTGATAGACGCATCTACCACCAAACACAGGTACACTCTGATCAATATTAAGATCAATGAAAATATCCATCGTCATCATCACAGATTATCATTATCCTGATACATCGTTCATCAGTCTTTATTGATTTGAGACCTCAGTGTGGAGTGCCTAAGTATTCTATCATGTTGCTGTTTATTTATATTCTACTCTATACATTACAGCACCATTTATCAAATCATTGCAAGCTATTATTATCAAATTGATCATTTGATTGTAAGCTAGTGATCTTTGCTCATTTTGTTATTATAAATTATCACTAATAACTGTCATCGTAAGAATATTTATGGGGCACATGTATGAATTGCTTCTATTGTATGAAAAACAAAATATCCTTTCTCTTTACATTAGTGGACAATTATTATATGCCTACAAAACAGTCCTTTCTTTCTTGACAGCATATCTGCTCCGTTTAAAAACATAGAAATATCAGGATATACCAAAATCAAAATCTCTTTTGAATAATCTCTAATACCAATTACAACTATAAATGCTTGTAgttcaaatgtaaataaataaatacatttgcctATTACAGATGTGCGCTAACAATTATATTGTTCTTGAAATATGTGCCATCATGATTTTTTTCTAAGCaactgaataataataataagccaTAACACTGCAAACTTCTGCTATAATAACCACAAGCCATACTGTCTCTCACCTCACAATAATCATTCCTCTCTTTACTTTACATACAGTCCAGTGTGTCAGGGAGTCACTTACTAGCTGTGTCACTGTGAGCAAGGTGTGTGGATATTGTGCAAAGTGGAGGTTACTGGAAGGGGGAGGGGACAGACACATAAAGTGCACAAAACCCCTGTCTGTcagaatcagaggaggctgggACCAGAGGAAAGAGCATTACTCAGCTGTAGCTGTTCT encodes the following:
- the wdr74 gene encoding WD repeat-containing protein 74 — protein: MADKSQVCSVWVGSETGILKGVSLSKKQAFNFCEMSCLSRDQEVCVLGWGDQHETEVLVGSVNGTVKTFSTEKGIFTETRQCGESTQGRFTGLAVTDSALITCVETGLLRVWKEGSTDTVEINAGTNVCRMRQNPSQRNQVATGGKENGLKVWDLERPETPIFTSKNVRNDWLDLRVPEWVRDMAFIPDSDKIVTCTGHHQVRVYDPASPQRRPVLEAHFGEYPLTALSLPANQDSVVVGNTHGELAILDLRKGLVRGCLKGMAGGVRGLQCHPSLPLVASCGLDRFLRVHSLEDRSLQHKVYLKSRLNCVLLSSKDLELSSSAVTGDVEEVKEEGGEVDEVWDTMEMINDQAKKRATDEEEAVVTGVEKTTKKRKVVK